The Pseudomonadota bacterium sequence CTGCGATGCGGGCTACGAAGTCGACCCGGTAGACCCGGAGAATTGCATCGAGCTGAACGCGGAATGCAGTGGTCACGGACATCTGCACGGCGATGTCTGCCATTGCGACAGCGGATTTGTACCGGACCCCAACGACAAGGGTGCATGCGTCCCGGGGTGATTGGGAACTGTTATTCTTTCGCGGGCGCTTACAGCCGAGGTACGCGTTGGGACAACGGAGGGAGCTCGCCCGTCTCCAGCCATGCATACGTGCCCCAGCTGGCAAGAACACGTTTGGTGTAGCGTCGCGTCTCGAGGTAGGGGATCTCTTCGATCCACTGATCGACCAGCATGCCGGGGCGCGTCTCGAGCCAGCGCCGCACCGCTCGGGGGGACGTACGGCGGTCTCGACGGGGTGGTCTCCAACGCCGGCTTCGCACCGCAAAGCCCGATCGATCGCTGTGACCCGAAGCTCCTGCGCGAGAGCTTTGAGCTCAATCTCTTCGCCCACCAAGCGCTGGCCTCCGCTGCACTGGAGGTGCTGCGCGCGCAGGGATTGGGAGGGTTCTTGCTCTTCAACGGGTCCAAGTCCGCGTTTAACCCCGGAGCTGGCTTCGGCCCCTACAGTGTGCCCAAGGCTGCCCTGGTTGCGCTGGCCAAGCAGTACGCCGTCGAGGTCGGTGAACTCGGCGTGCGTGCGAATGTCGTCCATGCCGATCGGATTCGCACCCAGCTCATTTCTGAACCAGAGCTCGCCG is a genomic window containing:
- a CDS encoding SDR family oxidoreductase, with product MVSNAGFAPQSPIDRCDPKLLRESFELNLFAHQALASAALEVLRAQGLGGFLLFNGSKSAFNPGAGFGPYSVPKAALVALAKQYAVEVGELGVRANVVHADRIRTQLISEPELAERAKARGLSPEQYFRSNLLRQEVTVEHVAQAFVGLALAERTTGCVFPVDGGNIAAAPR